A single window of Pseudoduganella plicata DNA harbors:
- a CDS encoding Hpt domain-containing protein has protein sequence MGLPNDQAGIASLPLLDPQRGLARLLGDHQVYANVLRRFAGYATSVEEAAAQLAAGERDAAHRTLHTLKGAAGLVSAPRLYTLAGNAEAAAERGEPVEHMLPPLQETLQALLAAIAEELERNPPPLQAPAAPEQSDGTVLLLELARLLDEGNGSAVDLATRYAPLLAETIGARLWDDVAIAVDNYDFDRALELLRPAL, from the coding sequence ATGGGATTGCCCAACGACCAGGCCGGTATCGCGTCGCTGCCGCTGCTGGACCCGCAACGGGGACTGGCGCGACTGCTGGGCGATCATCAGGTCTACGCCAATGTGCTGCGCCGCTTTGCCGGCTATGCGACGTCGGTGGAGGAAGCCGCCGCGCAGCTTGCCGCCGGCGAGCGCGACGCCGCCCATCGCACGTTGCACACGCTGAAAGGCGCAGCGGGCCTCGTCTCGGCGCCGCGGCTGTACACGCTGGCGGGCAACGCCGAAGCCGCTGCCGAACGGGGCGAGCCGGTCGAGCACATGCTGCCACCGCTGCAGGAAACCTTGCAAGCGCTGCTGGCGGCCATCGCCGAGGAGCTGGAACGCAACCCGCCACCGTTACAGGCGCCGGCCGCGCCGGAACAGAGCGACGGCACGGTATTGCTGCTGGAGCTGGCGCGATTGCTGGATGAAGGAAACGGCAGTGCCGTCGATCTCGCGACGCGCTATGCGCCGCTGCTGGCTGAAACCATCGGCGCCCGGCTGTGGGACGACGTGGCGATCGCCGTGGACAACTACGACTTCGACCGCGCGCTGGAGCTGCTGCGGCCGGCGTTATAA
- a CDS encoding type I restriction-modification system subunit M: protein MLLRGLIDAGDYKQFIFPLLFYKRVSDVWEEEYRAALASSNGDLSYAQFAENHRFQIPEGAHWNDVRQTPKNVGAAIQKAMRAIETANPDLLDAIFGDAPWTNRERLPDETLKNLIEHFSTQTLSVANVPEDELGNAYEYLIKKFADDSGHTAAEFYTNRTVVHLMTQLLAPQAGESIYDPTCGTGGMLISALDEVKRSGGEYRTLKLYGQERNLITSSIARMNLFLHGVEDFEIIRGDTLADPKHIAGDRLRQFDVILANPPYSIKQWDRVAWSSDKWGRNLLGTPRRAGLTMRSNSTSWQASRPREGVPPSGPTVSCSAMKSRQCAPR, encoded by the coding sequence GTGCTGCTGCGCGGCCTCATCGACGCGGGTGACTACAAGCAGTTCATTTTCCCGCTGCTGTTCTACAAGCGCGTCTCGGACGTATGGGAAGAGGAATATCGGGCGGCGCTGGCCAGCTCGAATGGTGACCTCTCTTATGCGCAGTTCGCTGAGAATCACCGCTTCCAGATCCCCGAAGGCGCGCATTGGAACGACGTGCGTCAGACACCCAAGAATGTCGGCGCTGCCATCCAGAAGGCGATGCGCGCCATCGAAACGGCGAACCCGGATCTGCTCGACGCTATCTTCGGCGATGCACCTTGGACAAACCGTGAGCGCTTGCCCGACGAAACGTTGAAGAACCTCATCGAGCACTTCTCGACGCAGACGCTGTCCGTGGCGAACGTGCCTGAGGACGAGCTCGGCAACGCTTACGAGTATCTGATCAAGAAGTTTGCGGACGATTCGGGGCATACGGCGGCCGAGTTCTACACTAACCGTACCGTCGTCCACCTAATGACGCAATTGCTGGCTCCCCAAGCCGGCGAGTCGATTTACGATCCTACCTGCGGCACCGGCGGCATGCTGATTTCGGCGCTAGACGAAGTAAAACGCTCCGGGGGCGAGTATCGCACGCTCAAGCTCTACGGGCAGGAGCGCAACCTCATTACGTCATCCATCGCCCGCATGAACTTGTTCCTGCACGGCGTCGAAGACTTTGAAATCATCCGGGGCGACACCTTGGCCGACCCCAAGCACATTGCGGGTGACCGCCTGCGTCAGTTCGACGTTATCCTGGCCAACCCGCCTTACTCCATCAAGCAGTGGGATCGTGTTGCGTGGAGCAGTGACAAATGGGGCCGCAATTTACTGGGCACCCCCCGCAGGGCCGGGCTGACTATGCGTTCCAACAGCACATCCTGGCAAGCCTCACGGCCAAGGGAAGGAGTGCCGCCCTCTGGCCCCACGGTGTCCTGTTCCGCAATGAAGAGCAGACAATGCGCGCCAAGATGA
- the pssA gene encoding CDP-diacylglycerol--serine O-phosphatidyltransferase, protein MQRAKFALPSSVTLLSIACGFGSIVISVDNAHVGFPQDYRLAAALLVLAGIFDALDGFVARATGTSSEFGVQLDSIADVMNFGCAPAMLLYCYGFVLMGPADPMLLRAGGIAAFFFVACGALRLARFNVNVGRTDPKYFVGMPITAGAACVAAFVVAWPEPVDTSLHGWAVVVLLFVVGSLMVSTVRFPSSKQKKSTGLLVLLAVNIGLLVWLRAYYFVLFFVVYIAGTLALNLAWKRGFRKIPPPVVYED, encoded by the coding sequence ATGCAGCGCGCCAAATTCGCCTTACCCAGCTCGGTCACCCTGCTGTCGATCGCCTGCGGATTCGGCAGCATCGTCATCTCCGTGGACAACGCCCACGTGGGCTTCCCGCAGGATTACCGGCTGGCCGCGGCGCTGCTGGTGCTGGCGGGGATCTTCGACGCGCTGGACGGCTTCGTCGCCCGCGCCACCGGCACCAGTTCCGAATTCGGCGTGCAGCTCGATTCGATTGCGGACGTGATGAATTTCGGCTGCGCGCCTGCGATGCTGTTGTACTGCTACGGCTTCGTGCTGATGGGGCCTGCCGATCCGATGCTGCTGCGGGCCGGCGGCATTGCCGCGTTCTTCTTTGTCGCCTGCGGCGCGCTGCGGCTGGCGCGCTTCAACGTCAACGTCGGCCGGACCGACCCGAAGTATTTTGTCGGCATGCCGATCACCGCGGGCGCAGCGTGCGTCGCTGCGTTTGTCGTCGCGTGGCCGGAACCGGTGGACACTTCGCTGCACGGCTGGGCGGTCGTCGTGCTGCTGTTCGTCGTCGGCAGCCTGATGGTGTCGACGGTGCGCTTCCCCAGCTCGAAGCAGAAGAAAAGCACCGGCCTGCTGGTGCTCCTGGCCGTCAATATCGGCCTGCTGGTGTGGTTGCGGGCCTATTATTTCGTGCTGTTCTTCGTGGTGTACATCGCCGGCACGCTGGCGCTGAACCTGGCGTGGAAGCGGGGCTTCCGCAAGATTCCGCCGCCGGTCGTGTACGAGGACTGA
- a CDS encoding ATP-binding protein, which produces MAAKTARFQVDSRLARLLSQEYPSTEKALKELVDNAWDADAENVYISLPAPMTDAPIVISDDGSGMTQAELESHYLAIARDRRDHRGERTAGKQRLVKGRKGIGKFAGLMAAGEMTLETRTRGTLSRFTLRMKDLAGVEDIEHLPIQIDTEPCDPESHGTTITLHSLHGELAFPDAARMRQVLIFEYGRAAAFAVYVDKKLLGVDDVAGTFTDQTLDVTGVGPIQLRFTIANERSAQRQAGIVLRVDGKVVGKPSFFGLDEREDFPQKLKTKLYGEIEADGLRDHVTAGWDSVIENSSLLLAITEQVQPILIAAFRERYRKEIQLSQARINRSINDRLAAMPEHRREFANKAVRRVLERFYGDEPGKLEQYVHVLLDAIEHAEYGAVLSHIHDASQKDVVAISAALDEFGIADLAMLVSQAKARMQFLDELEALARNPETREVEMHKAIERNLWILGTTFTFFRSNQTLKRTVEEALGRKYDGAKASDRPDLLLNEDLNGTCLLIEFKRPSHALNHDDYIQAISYRHELSKHMAKPISVLLMGGRRSPDFPVGQREAEVEAFAFFDVIASARRAIDWQLSVKHF; this is translated from the coding sequence ATGGCAGCAAAGACTGCACGCTTTCAAGTCGATTCAAGGTTGGCCCGACTGCTTAGCCAAGAGTATCCGTCAACGGAAAAGGCGCTCAAAGAACTGGTCGACAACGCCTGGGATGCGGATGCCGAGAACGTCTACATCTCGCTTCCAGCGCCGATGACCGATGCGCCCATCGTCATCTCAGACGATGGCTCCGGCATGACGCAGGCAGAGCTTGAATCGCACTACCTGGCTATTGCGAGGGACCGGCGCGACCATCGCGGCGAGAGGACGGCGGGCAAGCAACGGCTGGTCAAGGGGCGAAAGGGCATCGGCAAGTTTGCGGGTCTTATGGCAGCTGGCGAGATGACGCTAGAAACCCGTACGCGAGGAACGCTTAGTCGGTTCACATTGCGGATGAAAGATCTCGCTGGTGTTGAAGACATCGAGCACCTGCCTATTCAGATCGACACCGAGCCGTGCGACCCGGAATCGCACGGCACCACCATCACCTTGCATTCGCTCCATGGTGAGCTGGCGTTCCCAGACGCTGCCAGAATGCGGCAGGTTTTGATCTTCGAATACGGACGCGCGGCAGCCTTTGCCGTCTACGTCGACAAAAAATTACTGGGCGTCGATGACGTCGCCGGCACTTTCACGGACCAGACGTTGGACGTTACCGGCGTCGGCCCCATTCAGCTTAGATTTACCATTGCCAACGAGCGGTCGGCACAACGTCAGGCTGGCATCGTGTTGCGTGTGGATGGCAAAGTTGTGGGCAAGCCTTCTTTCTTTGGGCTTGATGAGCGCGAAGACTTTCCACAGAAGCTGAAGACCAAGCTGTACGGCGAAATCGAAGCCGATGGCCTTCGCGACCATGTGACAGCGGGTTGGGACAGCGTGATCGAGAACAGCAGCCTTTTGTTGGCTATCACGGAGCAAGTCCAGCCCATATTGATCGCTGCTTTCAGAGAGCGATATCGCAAAGAGATCCAACTTTCCCAAGCGCGGATCAACCGGTCTATCAATGACCGGCTCGCTGCTATGCCCGAGCACCGGCGCGAGTTCGCGAATAAGGCGGTGCGGCGCGTGCTGGAGCGCTTCTACGGCGACGAACCGGGCAAGCTGGAGCAGTACGTTCACGTACTGCTCGACGCGATTGAGCACGCCGAATACGGCGCAGTCTTGTCCCACATCCATGATGCGTCTCAAAAAGACGTGGTGGCCATCTCGGCGGCGCTGGACGAGTTCGGTATAGCCGACTTGGCCATGCTGGTCAGTCAGGCCAAAGCGCGCATGCAGTTCCTTGACGAGCTCGAAGCGCTCGCAAGGAATCCAGAGACACGTGAGGTCGAGATGCACAAGGCGATCGAGCGCAATCTGTGGATCTTGGGGACGACTTTCACGTTCTTCCGCTCTAATCAGACTCTCAAGCGCACGGTGGAGGAGGCGCTAGGGCGCAAGTACGACGGCGCCAAGGCTTCAGATCGCCCAGATTTGTTGCTGAACGAGGACCTGAATGGCACATGTTTACTTATAGAGTTCAAGCGCCCATCGCATGCACTGAACCACGATGACTACATCCAAGCCATCAGCTACCGGCACGAGTTGTCAAAGCATATGGCTAAACCCATCAGTGTCCTGTTGATGGGGGGACGTAGATCTCCAGACTTTCCGGTCGGGCAGCGTGAGGCAGAGGTCGAAGCATTTGCCTTTTTCGATGTCATTGCGTCGGCACGACGAGCAATTGACTGGCAGCTTTCGGTCAAACACTTCTGA
- a CDS encoding restriction endonuclease subunit S, protein MSHNNKLKPGWKVWRFDQMATNVNARIDNPSESGMKHYVGLEHLDANSLKIRRWGTPSDVEATKLMFKTGDIIFGRRRAYQRKLGIAEFDGICSAHAMVLRAKPDVVIPEFLPFFMQSDIFMNRAVEISVGSLSPTINWKTMAVQEFALPPIDDQLRIVGLLREIESNSDNLIALVERCSSLIDAIFQHYVWSDESLTKEPISQIAEINPKVSSLAEDDPFIPMEAVDPWAQLIDPSKIEKKGQRGGVKAQGGDLLMARITPCLENGKIAQVPISIKKCGGSTEFIVFRAKDGTDQQFIYHLITSRVFHSQAAGTMSGSTGRQRASATDVGRIVVPILPLTKQIEICDQIKQISKIREATNSRLLGLSQMKLAVLIGAGSE, encoded by the coding sequence GTGTCTCATAACAACAAGCTGAAGCCAGGGTGGAAGGTGTGGCGCTTTGATCAAATGGCGACTAATGTCAATGCGCGCATCGACAACCCGTCCGAATCCGGCATGAAGCATTACGTTGGCCTTGAACATCTGGATGCCAATTCGCTGAAGATTCGCCGTTGGGGGACACCCAGCGATGTCGAAGCGACGAAGCTGATGTTCAAGACGGGCGACATCATTTTTGGGCGACGCCGAGCCTATCAGCGGAAGCTCGGTATCGCCGAGTTCGATGGCATCTGCTCGGCACATGCAATGGTGCTACGGGCGAAGCCTGATGTCGTGATTCCAGAATTCCTCCCGTTCTTCATGCAGAGCGATATCTTCATGAACCGCGCCGTGGAAATTTCCGTGGGTTCGCTGTCGCCTACGATTAACTGGAAAACGATGGCAGTGCAGGAGTTTGCATTGCCTCCAATTGATGATCAGCTTCGCATTGTAGGGTTGTTGCGGGAGATTGAAAGTAACTCTGACAATTTGATAGCCCTCGTGGAAAGATGCTCTTCGCTGATAGACGCTATTTTCCAGCACTACGTATGGAGTGACGAATCTCTTACTAAAGAACCGATCAGTCAGATTGCGGAGATAAACCCAAAGGTTTCTTCTCTCGCCGAAGATGATCCGTTTATTCCGATGGAGGCTGTCGATCCTTGGGCACAACTAATTGATCCATCCAAGATCGAAAAAAAAGGGCAAAGAGGTGGTGTTAAAGCGCAGGGTGGAGACCTTCTGATGGCACGAATTACGCCTTGCCTTGAAAATGGGAAGATTGCGCAGGTTCCCATTTCAATTAAGAAATGTGGTGGCTCGACAGAGTTCATTGTTTTTCGCGCAAAAGACGGAACGGACCAACAGTTCATCTATCACTTGATCACGTCACGAGTTTTCCATTCCCAAGCGGCTGGCACGATGTCGGGGTCGACCGGCCGCCAGCGAGCTTCGGCGACTGATGTTGGAAGGATTGTTGTTCCGATATTACCGCTGACAAAACAGATAGAAATCTGTGACCAGATAAAACAAATCAGCAAGATCAGGGAAGCCACTAACTCTCGGCTACTTGGGTTGAGCCAAATGAAGTTGGCTGTACTTATTGGAGCCGGGAGCGAATAG
- a CDS encoding type I restriction endonuclease subunit R — protein sequence MSFTESNTVEAYVRDLLAGSVKAVPANTFQEAQASYGPSPKGIGWRYATPSEVPRQPHEVLVFPWLRDALIRLNPEITAQPDLAEEVLHKLRAILLSVRVDGLIRGNEEMTAWMRGERSMPFGENNEHVPVRLIDFDDLTQNQYIVTQQFIFRAGKAERRADLVLLVNGMPLVLIEAKTPVKKCISWVDGAVQVHEDYERFVPELFVCNVFSVATEGKAYRYGSIGLPVKDWGPWHLEDGDAQHHPLKSLKLSAESMLRPNVVLDILGSFTLFATDKKNRRIKVICRYQQYEAANKLVERVLAGYPKKGLIWHFQGSGKSLLMVFAAQKLRMHAGLKNPTVLIVVDRIDLDTQITSAFTGADIPNLEKADTREMLQQLLAQDARKIIITTIFKFGEVTGSLNNRSNIIVLVDEAHRTQEGDLGRKMREALPNAFLFGLTGTPINRADRNTFYAFGADEDEKGYMSRYSFEESIRDGATLKLHFEPRLIDLHIDKTALDAAYKDLTGGLSDLDKDNLAKTAAKMAVLVKTPERIQKVCEDIVSHFQTKVEPNGFKGQIVAFDRQSCLLFKAELDKLLPPEASDIVISVQATDKKEHPEYVLYDRSRDAEERLLDRFRDPADPLKLIIVTAKLLTGFDAPILQAMYLDKPLRDHTLLQAICRVNRTYSEEKTHGLIVDYLGIFDDVAAALEFDDQSVKQVVSNIQELKDKLPEAMQKCLVFFTGSDRTVQGYEGLISAQQCLPNNEVRDNFAAEYSVLNRIWEALSPDTVLGPFEKDYKWLSQVYQSVQPTSGHGKLIWHSLGAKTIELIHQHVHVDAVRDDLDALVLDADLLEAVLSNPDPKKAKEIEIKLQRRLRGHGGNSKFKQLSERLDALKDRFESGQINSVEFLKQLLEIAKETVEAEKEIPQEEDENRGKAALTELFNEVRTADMPIIVERVVVDIDEIVRLVRFPGWQGTQAGEREVKKALRKALFKYKLHADEELFEKAYSYIRQYY from the coding sequence GTGTCATTTACAGAATCCAACACTGTCGAAGCCTACGTCCGCGACCTGCTTGCCGGCTCCGTTAAGGCTGTCCCTGCCAATACTTTTCAAGAAGCGCAAGCGAGCTATGGCCCCAGCCCTAAAGGCATTGGCTGGCGCTACGCAACACCCTCGGAAGTCCCGCGTCAGCCTCACGAAGTGCTGGTCTTTCCATGGCTCCGCGATGCGCTGATCCGCCTGAATCCGGAAATCACCGCTCAGCCCGACCTCGCCGAGGAAGTGCTCCACAAGCTGCGCGCCATCTTGCTGTCCGTGCGCGTGGATGGCCTGATCCGCGGCAACGAGGAAATGACAGCTTGGATGCGTGGTGAGCGCTCCATGCCGTTCGGCGAGAACAACGAGCATGTGCCCGTACGGCTGATCGACTTCGACGACTTGACGCAGAACCAGTACATAGTCACCCAGCAGTTCATCTTCCGCGCTGGTAAGGCCGAGCGTCGCGCGGATTTGGTGTTGCTGGTGAACGGCATGCCGCTAGTGCTGATCGAGGCCAAGACCCCGGTAAAGAAGTGCATCAGTTGGGTAGATGGCGCGGTGCAGGTACACGAAGACTACGAAAGATTCGTCCCCGAACTGTTCGTCTGCAATGTGTTTTCGGTGGCGACTGAGGGCAAGGCGTACCGTTACGGTTCCATCGGTCTGCCCGTTAAGGATTGGGGACCGTGGCATTTAGAGGACGGCGATGCGCAGCACCATCCGCTCAAGTCACTGAAGCTGTCGGCCGAGAGCATGCTACGGCCGAATGTGGTGCTGGATATCCTCGGCAGTTTCACGTTGTTCGCGACGGACAAGAAAAACCGCCGCATCAAGGTTATCTGCCGCTACCAGCAGTACGAAGCGGCCAACAAGCTGGTCGAGCGCGTGCTGGCGGGCTACCCCAAGAAGGGTCTGATCTGGCACTTCCAAGGTTCGGGCAAGTCGCTATTGATGGTATTTGCGGCGCAAAAGTTGCGCATGCACGCAGGGTTGAAGAATCCGACCGTTCTGATCGTGGTGGACCGGATCGACCTGGATACGCAGATCACCAGTGCCTTCACTGGAGCAGATATCCCCAATTTGGAAAAAGCCGACACGCGCGAGATGCTTCAGCAACTGCTGGCGCAGGATGCCCGAAAGATCATCATCACGACAATCTTCAAGTTCGGCGAGGTCACGGGTAGCTTAAACAACCGCAGCAATATCATCGTGCTGGTGGACGAAGCCCATCGCACGCAGGAAGGTGACCTGGGGCGCAAGATGCGCGAAGCCCTCCCCAATGCGTTCTTGTTCGGACTGACCGGCACGCCAATTAACCGAGCCGACCGCAACACCTTCTATGCCTTTGGTGCCGACGAGGACGAAAAGGGTTACATGAGCCGTTACAGCTTCGAAGAGTCGATCCGCGATGGCGCCACGCTGAAGCTCCATTTCGAACCGCGCCTCATCGATCTGCACATCGACAAGACCGCCCTTGATGCAGCCTACAAGGATTTAACAGGTGGCCTGTCGGACCTGGATAAAGACAACCTCGCCAAGACTGCTGCCAAGATGGCGGTGCTAGTGAAGACGCCTGAACGCATCCAGAAGGTGTGCGAGGACATTGTCAGCCACTTCCAAACCAAGGTGGAGCCGAACGGTTTCAAGGGACAGATCGTCGCCTTTGATCGTCAGTCGTGCCTGCTTTTCAAGGCGGAACTGGACAAGCTGTTGCCTCCGGAGGCATCGGATATCGTGATATCTGTGCAGGCAACCGATAAGAAGGAACATCCAGAGTACGTGCTGTATGACCGCTCACGCGACGCGGAAGAGCGGTTGCTGGACCGCTTCCGCGACCCGGCCGACCCGCTGAAGCTGATTATCGTTACCGCCAAACTGCTCACTGGTTTTGACGCACCGATCCTACAGGCGATGTACCTGGACAAGCCATTGCGTGACCACACGCTGCTGCAGGCGATCTGCCGGGTGAACCGCACATACTCCGAAGAGAAGACGCACGGCCTGATCGTTGACTACCTCGGCATCTTTGATGATGTGGCGGCGGCGCTCGAGTTTGACGACCAGAGCGTCAAGCAGGTGGTCAGCAACATTCAGGAACTGAAGGACAAACTGCCTGAGGCCATGCAAAAGTGCTTGGTATTTTTTACCGGCTCTGACCGCACCGTGCAAGGCTATGAAGGGCTGATCTCCGCTCAGCAGTGCTTGCCGAATAACGAGGTGCGCGATAACTTTGCCGCGGAATACAGCGTTCTCAACAGGATTTGGGAGGCGTTGTCACCAGACACAGTGCTGGGGCCCTTCGAGAAGGATTACAAGTGGCTGTCGCAGGTGTACCAGTCGGTACAACCCACTAGCGGCCACGGCAAATTGATCTGGCATTCGCTCGGCGCCAAAACCATTGAACTGATTCATCAGCACGTGCACGTCGATGCCGTGCGCGACGACCTCGATGCCTTGGTGCTAGATGCCGATTTGTTAGAAGCAGTGCTCTCGAATCCGGATCCGAAGAAAGCTAAGGAAATAGAGATCAAGCTCCAGCGCCGGCTCCGTGGGCATGGCGGCAATTCCAAGTTCAAGCAACTGTCGGAGCGGCTCGATGCACTGAAGGACCGCTTTGAGTCCGGGCAAATCAACAGCGTGGAATTCCTTAAACAGTTGCTGGAGATTGCCAAGGAAACCGTGGAGGCGGAGAAGGAAATCCCGCAAGAAGAGGACGAGAATCGCGGCAAGGCGGCGTTGACCGAGCTGTTCAACGAGGTCAGGACCGCTGATATGCCAATCATTGTTGAGCGAGTGGTCGTGGACATCGATGAGATCGTCCGCTTGGTGCGCTTCCCCGGTTGGCAGGGGACGCAGGCTGGTGAGCGTGAGGTGAAAAAGGCACTGCGCAAGGCCCTCTTCAAGTACAAGTTGCACGCGGACGAGGAGCTGTTCGAAAAAGCCTACAGCTATATCCGGCAGTATTACTAA
- a CDS encoding CAP domain-containing protein gives MRAIDPWNIRLTALLMAGLLSACGGGNDTSPSGAVVPSTPSTTVPVQPGAPTATGDTATDGYAWFNYRRAQVGLSTLSRNAQIDQAALGHSTYLRLNNTVSHDQKVGNPGYTGQELKDRLATAGYTLVGTRAYGEVISAAGDRSGFYHAEELIAAIYHRFVIFEPLFREMGTGAATANNNYTYFTADMAANNGYGPGIGRANIVTYPASNQTAVPVNFMSDSESPDPVPNQNEVGYPISVHADNTSRIVVNSFTVRPRGGADLPTRLLSKAADPETPASGAAIVPLARLAAGTTYDVSFNGTVDGTTVTRSWSFTTR, from the coding sequence ATGCGTGCAATCGACCCCTGGAACATACGGCTCACCGCCCTCCTGATGGCGGGACTGCTGTCCGCCTGTGGCGGCGGCAACGACACGAGCCCGAGCGGCGCCGTCGTCCCCAGCACCCCTTCCACGACAGTGCCGGTGCAACCCGGCGCACCGACGGCCACCGGCGATACGGCGACCGATGGCTATGCATGGTTCAACTACCGCCGTGCCCAGGTGGGACTATCCACGCTGTCGCGCAACGCGCAGATCGACCAGGCGGCGCTTGGTCACTCGACGTACCTGCGGCTCAACAACACGGTGTCGCATGACCAGAAAGTCGGCAATCCCGGGTACACGGGACAGGAACTGAAGGACCGCCTGGCCACTGCGGGCTATACGCTGGTCGGCACGCGGGCGTATGGCGAGGTAATTTCGGCCGCGGGCGACCGCTCCGGCTTCTATCATGCGGAAGAACTGATCGCGGCCATCTACCACCGCTTCGTCATCTTCGAGCCGCTGTTCCGCGAGATGGGCACGGGGGCGGCCACCGCTAACAACAACTACACCTACTTCACGGCCGACATGGCCGCCAATAACGGCTATGGCCCCGGCATCGGCCGCGCCAATATCGTCACCTACCCCGCCAGCAACCAGACGGCCGTCCCCGTGAATTTCATGAGCGACTCCGAGTCGCCCGACCCCGTGCCGAACCAGAACGAAGTCGGATACCCGATCAGCGTCCATGCGGACAACACGTCTCGCATCGTCGTCAACTCATTTACGGTGCGCCCACGCGGCGGCGCCGACCTGCCGACGCGCCTGCTGAGCAAGGCGGCCGACCCGGAAACGCCGGCCTCCGGTGCCGCCATCGTACCGCTGGCGCGGCTCGCGGCCGGCACGACGTATGACGTCAGTTTCAACGGCACCGTCGACGGCACCACTGTCACGCGGAGCTGGTCCTTTACGACACGCTGA
- a CDS encoding SAM-dependent methyltransferase, with protein sequence MASLTAKGRSAALWPHGVLFRNEEQTMRAKMIEQDWVEAVIGLGPNLFYNSPMESCIVICNRKKPAARKGKVIFIDGVNEVTRERAQSLLKRKHQQRILTAYKTFEDVPGFAKVATLPEISGNAANLSIPLYVKRIVTAPATDRNGEAVSLHSSWELWQNDGRAFWQQMDALVETLDGLIKEGNERVS encoded by the coding sequence CTGGCAAGCCTCACGGCCAAGGGAAGGAGTGCCGCCCTCTGGCCCCACGGTGTCCTGTTCCGCAATGAAGAGCAGACAATGCGCGCCAAGATGATTGAGCAGGACTGGGTGGAGGCGGTCATCGGTCTCGGGCCGAATTTGTTCTACAACTCCCCGATGGAGTCGTGCATCGTAATCTGTAACCGCAAGAAGCCGGCTGCACGCAAGGGCAAGGTGATCTTTATCGACGGGGTGAATGAGGTGACCCGGGAGCGCGCGCAGAGCTTGCTCAAACGCAAACACCAGCAGCGCATCCTGACCGCCTACAAGACCTTTGAGGATGTGCCCGGTTTCGCCAAGGTCGCCACCCTTCCCGAGATCAGCGGGAATGCGGCCAACCTGTCGATTCCGCTGTACGTGAAGCGCATTGTCACTGCGCCCGCTACTGACAGGAATGGCGAAGCGGTATCGCTGCACTCTTCCTGGGAGCTGTGGCAGAACGACGGCCGCGCCTTCTGGCAGCAGATGGACGCGCTAGTGGAAACGCTGGATGGATTGATTAAGGAGGGCAACGAGCGTGTCTCATAA
- a CDS encoding aldo/keto reductase, whose amino-acid sequence MTTVHPPCPVVRTSEDGLALSRIVAGMWRMGEWRMAPQQRVTFIEQCLELGVSSFDHADIYGGYGVETLFGEALALQPSLRERMQIVSKCGIKLKSTARPAHTIQHYDTTAEHIRASVDNSLKALRTTHLDLLLIHRPDPLMDFDEIAETFEALRAAGKVRHFGVSNFTRHQFECLHRRIPLATNQVEFSPLHLAPMFDETFDGLQDKGVAPMIWSPLAGGRLFGDDAAGAPLRAKIRQVAAETGRPFASVVFAWIMQLPSAPIPLTGSGRIEAIAEAVEATRFTLSRQQWFEILRAARGHEVA is encoded by the coding sequence ATGACCACCGTCCACCCGCCTTGCCCTGTCGTACGCACCTCCGAAGACGGCCTCGCGCTGTCGCGCATCGTGGCCGGCATGTGGCGGATGGGTGAGTGGCGCATGGCGCCGCAGCAGCGCGTGACGTTTATCGAACAGTGCCTGGAGCTGGGCGTGTCCAGCTTCGATCACGCCGACATCTATGGCGGCTATGGCGTGGAGACGCTGTTCGGCGAGGCGCTGGCCCTGCAGCCGTCGCTGCGCGAGCGCATGCAGATCGTCAGCAAATGCGGCATCAAGCTGAAGTCCACCGCCCGGCCGGCGCACACGATCCAGCACTACGACACGACGGCGGAGCACATCCGGGCCTCCGTGGACAACTCGCTCAAGGCGTTGCGCACCACGCACCTGGACCTGCTGCTGATCCACCGCCCCGATCCGCTGATGGATTTCGACGAGATTGCCGAAACGTTCGAAGCGCTGCGCGCGGCTGGCAAGGTGCGCCACTTCGGCGTCTCCAACTTCACGCGGCACCAGTTCGAATGCCTGCACCGCCGCATTCCCCTGGCAACCAATCAGGTGGAATTCTCGCCGCTGCACCTGGCGCCGATGTTCGACGAAACGTTCGACGGCCTGCAGGACAAGGGCGTGGCGCCGATGATCTGGTCGCCACTGGCAGGCGGCCGCCTGTTCGGCGACGATGCCGCCGGCGCGCCGCTGCGTGCAAAGATCCGTCAGGTTGCCGCTGAAACGGGCCGGCCATTCGCCAGCGTCGTCTTCGCGTGGATCATGCAGCTGCCCAGCGCTCCCATCCCGCTCACCGGCAGCGGGCGCATCGAAGCGATCGCGGAAGCGGTGGAAGCAACCCGCTTTACGCTCAGCCGCCAGCAGTGGTTTGAAATCCTGCGCGCCGCGCGAGGTCACGAAGTCGCATGA